DNA from Vibrio gazogenes:
AATCCCGCTGATCAATGTTGGATTCTGCTGTTTGAAGATTTGAATACTCTCAGGGTTCGCGGTATTGAGCTCACTCCCGTCAGCAAAAATGATATGCATGTCAGCAATGGTCTGATACGAGTTCTGTGCGGTGCCGCAGCACATACCGCTGGCATTGTTGGCTGCGATGCCCCCGATCTTACATGCGTTGATTGATGCCGGATCCGGCCCGATTTTTCGTTGGTAGGGGGCCAGATAGCGATTTGCATCTGCACCAATCACACCGGGTTGTAACTTGATCTTATGGCCCTGCTCTGAAATCTGATAGTTGCGCCAGTCATCGGTCAGGGTAACCAGCACTGAGTCTGAAACAGCCTGTCCGGACAGGCTGGTACCGGCCGCCCGAAATGTCAGATGAATATTGAGTTCATAGCAAATGCGCAGGGTGAATTTGACTTCATCGACATCTTTCAGCCGGAGTACAACTTGTGGAATTAAACGGTAAAAACTGGCATCAGTGCCGTAGGCTAAGCGTTGTTCCGACTGCGTGATAATACATTCAGGCGCAAGCTGAGAGGATAAACGAGTTATGAGCTGTTGGTACGGCGCAGAAATTTCTGAGGACTGACATTGCATGATGCTACCTATTTGACTTTTTATAATGGGATTCATGAACGATCAATATAGCGGCTTTTCGATGTCTTGATCTGTTGTTTGTTGCACAGTTTATTTTTCAGGTCAGGGAAATGTTTGATTTCTTACACAATTAGTACGAACTATTGACCTGAAATTTGAAATCTTTTCCATGTGATTTATTACACTGGCCTCACTGAATTTAATGTGTGAACGCTCAGTCGTTCAAAAAACAGGAGAGAAGTTATGTCTAAACTATCAAACCCGATTGCCATGATGCTACTGACAACTGCAATTGCTTTTGGTCTGACGGCATGTAACGACGATAACGCAGCCACTGAAAAAACCACGATGGGCAGTGAGCAAACAGATTCTGCAACGATGGATGCGGGTCAAGTACCTGTTGATCCAGCGACAATGGACGGTGTTCAGACAATGGATAATGATGGTCATGGCACACATGATCAAAACGCACCGAAAACGGATCAAGAGATGATGGGAGAAGCGCCTGAAATGAGTCAGGGTGTGGTCGGCGATACACCTGATGCCGGTAGTCATCAACATCAAGATAAATAACAACGTCTGACCGGTTGTTAATCCTGCCATCGGCTCCTGCGTGTATACGTGGGAGCCGATGGCATTTTAGTGTTGTGGCTAACTATTATAGCGATTCTGAATGCGATAAAGGTGCACCAGACTGGTTAGTTTGATTAATGGTTTGATCAAGAGCTGAGCACTGCCGGCGATAAATAGCCAAGTCCCGCTTTCAACTAATGAATCGTTTAAGAAGAAGAAACTGCCGATCAGAAACCAGATCGCAATGAGTAGATCATTGAAGGCACTCAATGCCTCATAACGTTGCTGAATGACCAGATGTTCGCCACCGATATTGATGTCCAGTTTTGCCTTTGTTGTATTCGTCACTATGCCTCCATTGTGCATTGATTGAGCTGACTGAAACAATCTGAATTGATCAGGTGTATATGTGGATTGTCAGGGTAACATCTTCACAACAAAAACAAACACTCTTCCTGCAGAATTGTGGTTTACTTTTCATCACTTCTGGCGTCTGCCTTCCTTGAACTTATACGAAAGTCCATACAAACTCCCGTGCTAACAAACGATGAGACTTTACACATTGTGCGCATGTCACTACGATGCAGTCGTATGAACAATACTGATCATTTGCGCTTGATTAGACATGATTCGCTTGTGGGACTCGGTCGGTGATAAAAGCTCTGGGCAACGATAGCCAATCACTGAAAGTAGGAAAACAAAATAGGAAGACATAGTATGACGCCATATCCATCCGATCACATTGTACAGTTAGCGCTCGAATCTACGGGGATCGTGATTGAGTTAGTCGCGGTTATCGTGGGGCGGGATTTGCTGGTGACCATCCACGGTGGTGATGCCGCACATATTGGTGCTGTGGCACTGGCGCAACCGCGGGCAAGCTTGCAAGATGCATCAAAGGTGAGTGCCTCGACGTCGGTGCTGTGTGTGTTAGGCCACAAAGAAGATCTGCTTGCACACCGTACAGCCCAGATGATTGCTTCTGCACTTAATTGTGTTGTTTCGGTCAGTTGTGGGATTCATATCGATCAGGCCAAGTCAGCGCATCTCACGCAGATTGCTGACATGGTGGATACCTTGGTCCATCAACTGATTGATCGTTTGCGAGTCTGATTGAAAAACAATTGATTGGTCGATTTTTATAAAAGATAATTTTTATTGCGATGGCTTTTATGCTAGTAAACACCGTATAAAATTATTTAGTTAGTGTTTTTAACTGCCTCTCTCCGTTTTATTAATGAAAAATGCCTGTTTCCCCGTTTGATAAAAATTATTAATCGTTAAGACTATGATTTTTCATTTTATCTTTTGATGAGTTAGCGCGATATTCGCCGCGAAAAATTCCGATTCCTGTTGTTCTATCTGATTTCGAGGCTATTCAGTTGGAGACTTCCCCTATTGCTACTCAGCGCATTGCGGTGCCTGTGATCGCTTTGGCGCTATATGCGATTGCGTCCGGTTACCTTATGAGCCTGATTCCACTTGTTTTGACTTATTATGAGCTTGATGCATCGCTTGCGAGCTGGCTTGCCAGTGTTTTTTATGCCGGTCTCTTGCTAGGCGCGGTGATGATGGAACCTTTTGTAAACCGTTGCGGGCATCGGCTGGCATTTATCTGGTGTTTGGTGATTTTGCTACTTTCTATTGTGGTATTGCCATTACTGCCTTATACCGCGATCTGGCTTGCCGCACGTTTTGTGGCCGGGGTTGCGGTTGCCGGTGTCTTTGTAGTGGTTGAATCCTGGCTGTTACATGGTGATGCGTCTCGACGTGCAAAGCGTTTAGGCATTTACATGGTGGCCTTATACGGTGGCACTGCAATTGGTCAGTTCGGCATTGGTTTGGGGGTCTCTGGTGTGATCCCATTTACGGTCATTATTGTGTTGTTGATACTGGCTTCTGTGGTTTTGATTTATGGCGACATGGATCAGCCGCCCGTACAACAAGCGACAAGTTTATCCTGGAAACAGATGACCAAGCTTAGCCACGCCGCATTGATCGGGTGTCTGGTGTCTGGCCTGATGCTGGGGGCCATTTATGGTTTGATGCCGGTTGAGCTTGCGAATCGCGGTATTCCGACGACCCATCTTGGTAGCTTACTCGCATTGGTTATCCTCGGTGCAATGGCCGTGCAACCGATCATTCCCTGGTTGTCAAAATTTCTGGGGCGTAAACTCTTGATGGCCATGTTTTGTCTGGTTGGTGCAGGTGCATCGGTTTTACCGGTTCTTTATTCTGGAATGGGTACGTTGGTACTTGGGTTATTCCTGCTCGGTGTTGCAACGTTTGCGCTCTATCCGATTGCGATCAATCTCGGATGTGACAAGTTAGACGCGACCTACATTGTGTCAGCAACACAGGTGATGCTGTTTAGTTACAGTGTGGGTTCGGTATTGGGACCGCTCATGGCGAACTGGTTTATACAAGGCAATCAGGGGCTGCTGGGCTATTTATTTGTGATTTCACTCAGTACTTGCTTCTATATGCTGATTTCCAGTATCAAAACCAAGCGTCAGTGGGTTGCTCGCGGCTGATACTTTTTTCACAATGCGATCATACAAAAGCACTGACAAATCGTCGGTGCTTTTGACGTTTGGGGGAGTGTTTAACGGCTGACGGATAATGTATTCAGAATACGCAACAATTGTTGATGATCCGCTGCTGAGATCCGACCCAGAAACTGCATATCAAGTGATTGAACGACTGCCATGGAATCATGGTAAAGCTGTTCACCTTCGGTCGTTAAATAGACAAAGCGGCGTCTTTTATCTTGCGTACCATGCTGTCGGTTAATCAGCCCCCGTTTTTCCATTCTGCCCAATAGTTCTGCCAGTGTTGCTTTGGTGGTAATGGCGGCCTCCACCAGATCAACCTGCTCAATTCCCGGAGATTGGGCAATCGCATGCAAAACCGAAAACTGTGGTTTTGTCACATGGGGTAATGCTTCTTGCCAATAGGATGTATGTTCTTGAAATAGTTTCCGCATTAAGTGAAATACAGCTGAATCTAATGGTTGAGTCATTTGTTCAGGTTATCCTTGGTCTTAATGAAAGAGGGGCGCAATGTGACACAAAATATGGTCATGCAAAATATCCATTCATTACGTATTTTGTTAATTATATACCCAAGTTGCTGCAAGGGAACTGAGGTATCACTGATTTGAAATTTTAATATTGCTTTTTATGTATATAAGATTTAGTTTAACCACATTGTTCGTGTACGAACAATGTGGTTAAACTAAAATTCTGAGGGTGTATGAGGCTAATTGTTGGAATGACAGGTGCTACCGGGGCACCTTTGGCTGT
Protein-coding regions in this window:
- a CDS encoding YrhK family protein — protein: MTNTTKAKLDINIGGEHLVIQQRYEALSAFNDLLIAIWFLIGSFFFLNDSLVESGTWLFIAGSAQLLIKPLIKLTSLVHLYRIQNRYNS
- a CDS encoding MFS transporter; the protein is MQLETSPIATQRIAVPVIALALYAIASGYLMSLIPLVLTYYELDASLASWLASVFYAGLLLGAVMMEPFVNRCGHRLAFIWCLVILLLSIVVLPLLPYTAIWLAARFVAGVAVAGVFVVVESWLLHGDASRRAKRLGIYMVALYGGTAIGQFGIGLGVSGVIPFTVIIVLLILASVVLIYGDMDQPPVQQATSLSWKQMTKLSHAALIGCLVSGLMLGAIYGLMPVELANRGIPTTHLGSLLALVILGAMAVQPIIPWLSKFLGRKLLMAMFCLVGAGASVLPVLYSGMGTLVLGLFLLGVATFALYPIAINLGCDKLDATYIVSATQVMLFSYSVGSVLGPLMANWFIQGNQGLLGYLFVISLSTCFYMLISSIKTKRQWVARG
- a CDS encoding MarR family winged helix-turn-helix transcriptional regulator; protein product: MTQPLDSAVFHLMRKLFQEHTSYWQEALPHVTKPQFSVLHAIAQSPGIEQVDLVEAAITTKATLAELLGRMEKRGLINRQHGTQDKRRRFVYLTTEGEQLYHDSMAVVQSLDMQFLGRISAADHQQLLRILNTLSVSR